A window from Rhineura floridana isolate rRhiFlo1 chromosome 19, rRhiFlo1.hap2, whole genome shotgun sequence encodes these proteins:
- the FZD10 gene encoding frizzled-10, protein MGASWRSFGGTLGIILQLVCTCFGISSIDIDRPGDGRCQPIEIPMCKDIGYNMTRMPNLMGHEDQREAAIQLHEFAPLVEYGCHGHLKFFLCSLYAPMCTEQVSTPIPACRVMCEQARLKCSPIMEQFTFKWPDSLDCSKLPNKNDPNYLCMEAPNNGSEEPPRGSSILPPMFRPQRPESTNHDLQQQQHKDGLGRTTCENPGKFHHVEKSASCAPLCTPGVDVYWSRHDKQFAIIWIAVWSILCFFSSAFTVLTFLIDPQRFKYPERPIIFLSMCYCVYSVGYIIRLFSGAESIACDRDSGQLYVIQEGLESTGCTLVFLVLYYFGMASSLWWVILTLTWFLAAGKKWGHEAIEANSSYFHLAAWAIPAVKTIMILVMRRVAGDELTGLCYVGSMDVNALTGFVLVPLACYLIIGTSFILSGFVALFHIRRVMKTGGENTDKLEKLMVRIGVFSVLYTVPATCVIACYFYERLNMDYWKILAMQQKCKVNNQTKHLDCTMSDSIPAVEIFMVKVFMLLVVGITSGMWIWTSKTLQSWQSVCSQRLKKRTRRKPASVIASSGLYKKPKGHHAKYEPALQPPTCV, encoded by the coding sequence ATGGGTGCATCCTGGAGAAGCTTCGGAGGGACTCTGGGCATCATCTTGCAGCTGGTCTGTACCTGCTTTGGCATCAGCTCCATTGATATTGACCGGCCTGGGGATGGCAGGTGCCAGCCCATCGAGATCCCCATGTGCAAGGACATTGGCTACAACATGACCAGGATGCCCAACCTGATGGGGCACGAGGACCAGCGTGAGGCGGCCATCCAGCTCCACGAGTTTGCCCCCTTGGTGGAGTACGGCTGCCACGGCCACCTCAAGTTCTTCCTCTGCTCCCTCTATGCCCCCATGTGCACCGAGCAGGTCTCCACCCCCATCCCGGCCTGCCGGGTGATGTGCGAGCAGGCCAGGCTCAAGTGCTCGCCCATCATGGAGCAGTTCACCTTCAAATGGCCTGACTCCCTGGACTGCAGCAAGCTGCCCAACAAGAACGATCCAAACTACCTGTGCATGGAAGCCCCCAACAATGGCTCTGAAGAGCCCCCAAGGGGCTCCAGCATACTGCCCCCTATGTTCCGGCCCCAGAGACCCGAGAGCACCaaccatgatctgcagcagcagcagcacaaggatGGCCTTGGGCGGACGACCTGTGAGAACCCTGGCAAGTTCCACCATGTGGAGAAGAGTGCTTCCTGTGCCCCACTCTGCACTCCCGGGGTCGACGTCTACTGGAGCCGCCATGACAAGCAGTTTGCCATCATCTGGATTGCTGTCTGGTCCATCCTCTGCTTCTTCTCCAGCGCTTTCACCGTCCTCACCTTCCTGATAGACCCCCAGCGCTTTAAGTACCCCGAGAGGCCCATCATCTTCCTGTCCATGTGCTACTGTGTCTACTCGGTGGGATATATCATCCGCCTCTTCTCTGGGGCCGAGAGCATCGCATGCGACCGGGACAGCGGCCAACTCTATGTAATCCAGGAAGGCTTGGAGAGCACCGGATGTACCCTTGTCTTCCTTGTTCTGTATTATTTCGGCATGGCCAGCTCGTTGTGGTGGGTGATCTTGACTTTAACTTGGTTCCTGGCTGCTGGGAAAAAATGGGGACATGAGGCCATCGAGGCCAACAGTAGCTACTTTCACTTGGCAGCCTGGGCCATCCCAGCAGTGAAGACCATCATGATCTTGGTGATGCGGAGGGTGGCTGGGGATGAGCTGACAGGCTTATGCTATGTGGGAAGCATGGATGTGAACGCCTTGACTGGATTTGTGCTGGTGCCTCTGGCTTGCTACCTAATCATAGGCACCTCTTTCATCCTCTCTGGCTTTGTGGCCCTCTTCCATATCAGGAGGGTGATGAAAACTGGTGGGGAAAACACAGACAAACTGGAGAAGCTCATGGTCAGGATTGGGGTCTTCTCAGTCTTGTATACCGTGCCCGCTACTTGTGTCATTGCTTGCTACTTTTATGAGAGGCTGAACATGGATTACTGGAAGATCTTGGCCATGCAACAGAAGTGTAAGGTGAACAACCAGACAAAACACTTGGACTGCACAATGAGCGATTCTATCCCAGCAGTGGAGATTTTCATGGTCAAAGTCTTCATGTTGCTGGTTGTGGGGATTACCAGCGGCATGTGGATCTGGACCTCCAAGACCCTCCAATCCTGGCAAAGCGTTTGCAGCCAGAGACTCAAAAAGAGGACTCGAAGAAAGCCTGCCAGTGTGATTGCAAGTAGTGGACTTTACAAAAAGCCCAAAGGTCACCATGCAAAATATGAGCCAGCTTTGCAACCCCCTACCTGTGTGTGA